In a genomic window of Streptomyces roseoviridis:
- a CDS encoding amino acid adenylation domain-containing protein: MLALRQFPLSAYQRDIWAAESAVSSPDPQFNVVLQERLTGQVDAAALTASLDHVLRHTDAFALRFDDHDGVPHQWCAAEESGPWATYVDHSGAAAPAAACAEWQERSFNRPFTLRRSRLFTAAVLRESATVVHLHLNAHHLLADAYALNEVSRRVWAEYARRTGAETAAAAVETDTAAGSVTTLLEAAAAYEGSPAQERDRAHHREALAGVEPALFTAAPAPADGHRRRARHSFTLEADLVRRIRQGGSSPFAFLTAAFAAYLARIHRSDEAVVGVPFLNRRGAAELSAVGQVANSLPVRVPVAADATLHQLAAQVRTTTDALRPHERLALGDLLRELPAGPAGNRRLFDVTVSYLRFPRPAALPGLAREITVKAPVHAQDALSVMVHAFEDDADIRVDLDGSLDVFDEDFPLASVAGHLLSLVRAGAERPERAAVTLPLLDQAEYKNLTQAWQGEDVPYADGRTVHGLIAEQAARTPGRTAVAATAGAEPLSYAELDARANQVARALAARGVGTGDRVAVLMDRSPLLIVALLGVLKAGGAYVPVDPGYPAERIRFLLEDSRAAVVLTGGDTVPAGPGAPASTGPGAPAATGAEAPGATVPVLPVETLLTGPDDPFDSPAGPHDLAYVIYTSGSTGRPKGVMVEHHSVINRLAWMQKRYPVGAEDVVLQKTPISFDVSVWELFWWAVEGAGLALLPVGGQKDPRQILDTIAEQRVTTLHFVPSMLGPFLDLLEISPELRARAESLRTVFCSGEALPPARVEQFHRVFDGPGAPLLVNLYGPTEATVDVSYHDCVAEPGKPVRRVPIGRPVDNTRLYVLDAYGGLQPAGVPGELCIGGVQVARGYLDRPELTAEKFVEDPFTPGGRLYRTGDLARWLADGTLEYLGRIDGQVKIRGNRVELGEVQNRLASLPGVRDALVVDHTTPARGTVLAAYYVADTALSATALRTELAAQLPEFMVPAHFTRIERIPLTPNGKADRRALPAPTAGGASGPAGEPPRRPVEAELIRIWSEVLEVENIGVHDDYYALGGDSITVLRIHALAEKAGIRFSVTDLMRHPTVAGLAAHATADATTGPHPQEAPLEPFALVSQVDRARLEGRADAYPLTRLQLGLLYHSRAEENSAVYHDVFRYSLVLPWDEDRFRAAFDALVARHPVLRSSFDLGTFSEPLQIIDREAPDALDVADLRGRPEDEARAEILAHVEERRHHRYVFERAPLYFLRAHVLDESVELVLSFHHAILDGGSVATLLTEVLQDYLHALGHPVDAVDGAGPLPSAAHHVVAERRALDSADTRRFWQEYLAEAPLVSLEAFRPHEAPGHDGQITKVVDLDRELGEAARALAAERSLPVKSVLFAAHVLTLRLFSGTEDVTTGLVTHGRPELAGAERTTGLFLNTAPVRLDTSAARDWAEVAVEAFRQERLAHPHRRYPLSAIQEDRGSTVLETAFNYIHFRQLAEVLALPGVRLQEFVTWEETNFQLLVNAMTDPVDRSVRLRMDFHGQTFTEAQATLYAEAFTAILERIVSHPDEAPDLSFLAPAPAVTDTSTPPAGTDTSAPPTATATAATPPDVVRALAEQTARTPGAVALAFGEREWTYAELDRVSARVARTLVGLGARPGARVGIAMDRSPETVAVITGVLRAGAAAVPLDVSYPAERLTSMVEQAEPLRVIAHRRHAAVFQGIAPVLPVEEILDAPRAGAAEDGPELPAIDPAGTAYILFTSGSTGAPKGVAMPHRSLAQLVAWQNSIPSGVVGGRTAQFAPLSFDVSFQEIFSTLCGGGTLVVLTEEQRRDMPQLLRLLDRERVERICLPYVALQQFAEAADALDLVPRALKALLSSGEQLRVTDEIRRLCAALPGVVLENQYGPTESHVVTAYAMTGDPAAFPALPPIGTPIIGSRVYVLDSALRPVAPGTKGELYLAGTCLADGYLGRPELTEERFLPDPFVPAAATGSPAARMYRTGDLGIVLPDGAIVCLGRADSQVKVRGYRVEPAEVELAITRFAAGHPGLAEAAVVARRRDGGDSFLAAFLVGEEDRVDENLLRKQLRTVLPEYLMPSHFEWIDALPLTPSGKRDDGALRRRPLTTAGPAEGGGAEPRDAYERTLTEILAELLQLPSVGVHDNLFALGGTSLTAMRLVVLIEQRFGINVPLSEFVSAPTAAELAVRLRDGGARTAFDPLVPIRTGGNRRPVFFVHPMGGNVLCYVRFASYLREDQPFYALQAAGADPGTEPLRSVEEIAASYVEAIRRVQPSGPYVIGGWSFGGFVAFEMARQLRAAGEEIARLVLLDTTALNPGRRLNTGDEALLGWFFWELLWLRRGGDSPLELIPAELTTLDEKFDFIAQLAIDEGVLPAGSTGAVVRRLFHVYEANWKAAFAYRPDPVDQDMVLIHASEPLPEVLNSMHTAIESMHRDPSNGWRERTTGDLAVVDVPGDHLTLMEEPHVATTVRVVSDLIEQ; the protein is encoded by the coding sequence ATGCTCGCATTACGTCAGTTCCCGCTGTCTGCATATCAGCGTGACATCTGGGCTGCCGAATCCGCCGTCTCTTCTCCCGACCCGCAGTTCAACGTCGTCCTGCAGGAGCGTCTCACCGGGCAGGTGGACGCGGCGGCGCTCACCGCGTCCCTGGACCATGTCCTGCGGCACACCGACGCCTTCGCGCTGCGCTTCGACGACCACGACGGAGTGCCCCACCAGTGGTGCGCCGCCGAGGAGTCCGGTCCCTGGGCCACGTACGTGGACCACTCCGGCGCGGCAGCCCCCGCTGCGGCCTGCGCGGAGTGGCAGGAACGCTCCTTCAACAGGCCCTTCACGCTGCGCCGTTCGCGTCTGTTCACGGCGGCGGTGCTCCGCGAGAGCGCCACGGTGGTGCATCTGCACCTCAACGCCCACCACCTGCTCGCCGACGCCTACGCGCTGAACGAGGTCAGCCGCCGCGTCTGGGCCGAGTACGCCCGCCGGACCGGCGCCGAGACCGCCGCCGCTGCCGTCGAGACCGACACCGCAGCCGGCTCGGTCACCACGCTCCTGGAGGCCGCGGCCGCCTACGAAGGCTCGCCCGCCCAGGAGCGGGACCGCGCCCACCACCGTGAGGCCCTGGCCGGGGTCGAGCCCGCCCTGTTCACCGCCGCCCCGGCCCCCGCCGACGGCCACCGCCGCCGCGCCCGGCACAGCTTCACCCTCGAGGCCGACCTGGTGCGCCGGATCCGCCAGGGCGGCAGCTCCCCCTTCGCCTTCCTCACCGCCGCCTTCGCCGCCTACCTCGCCCGGATCCACCGCAGCGACGAGGCCGTGGTCGGCGTGCCCTTCCTCAACCGGCGCGGCGCGGCCGAGCTTTCGGCGGTCGGCCAGGTCGCCAACAGCCTGCCGGTCCGGGTCCCGGTGGCCGCCGACGCCACCCTCCACCAGCTCGCCGCGCAGGTCCGCACCACCACCGACGCCCTGCGCCCGCACGAGCGCCTCGCCCTCGGCGACCTGCTGCGCGAGCTGCCCGCCGGCCCGGCCGGAAACCGCCGACTGTTCGACGTCACCGTCTCCTACCTGCGCTTCCCCCGCCCCGCCGCGCTGCCCGGCCTCGCGCGGGAGATCACCGTCAAGGCGCCCGTGCACGCCCAGGACGCCCTCTCCGTGATGGTCCACGCCTTCGAGGACGACGCCGACATCCGCGTCGACCTCGACGGCTCCCTCGACGTCTTCGACGAGGACTTCCCCCTCGCCTCGGTGGCCGGCCACCTGCTCTCCCTCGTCCGGGCCGGCGCCGAGCGGCCCGAGCGGGCCGCCGTCACGCTGCCCCTCCTCGACCAGGCCGAGTACAAGAACCTCACCCAGGCGTGGCAGGGAGAGGACGTCCCGTATGCCGACGGGCGGACCGTCCACGGGCTCATCGCCGAACAGGCCGCCCGCACCCCCGGCCGGACCGCCGTCGCCGCCACCGCGGGAGCCGAGCCGCTCAGCTACGCCGAGCTCGACGCCCGCGCCAACCAGGTGGCCCGCGCCCTCGCCGCGCGGGGCGTGGGGACCGGTGACCGGGTGGCAGTGCTCATGGACCGCTCGCCGCTCCTGATCGTGGCCCTGCTCGGCGTCCTCAAGGCCGGCGGCGCGTACGTTCCCGTGGACCCCGGCTACCCGGCCGAACGGATCCGGTTCCTCCTGGAGGACAGCCGCGCGGCGGTGGTCCTCACCGGCGGCGACACGGTCCCGGCCGGTCCAGGGGCACCGGCGTCCACCGGTCCGGGGGCACCAGCGGCCACCGGAGCCGAGGCGCCCGGCGCCACCGTGCCCGTGCTGCCCGTGGAGACCCTGCTCACCGGGCCCGACGACCCCTTCGACTCGCCGGCCGGCCCGCACGACCTCGCGTACGTCATCTACACCTCCGGCTCCACCGGCCGTCCCAAGGGGGTCATGGTCGAGCACCACTCGGTGATCAACCGGCTGGCCTGGATGCAGAAGCGCTACCCGGTCGGCGCCGAGGACGTCGTCCTCCAGAAGACGCCCATCTCCTTCGACGTCTCCGTCTGGGAGCTGTTCTGGTGGGCCGTCGAGGGCGCCGGTCTCGCCCTGCTGCCCGTGGGCGGCCAGAAGGACCCCCGGCAGATCCTGGACACCATCGCCGAACAGCGGGTCACCACCCTGCACTTCGTCCCCTCGATGCTCGGCCCCTTCCTCGACCTCCTGGAGATCTCCCCCGAGCTGCGCGCGCGGGCCGAGTCCCTGCGGACCGTGTTCTGCAGCGGCGAGGCCCTGCCGCCCGCCCGCGTCGAGCAGTTCCACCGCGTCTTCGACGGCCCCGGCGCCCCGCTCCTGGTCAACCTCTACGGACCCACCGAGGCCACCGTCGACGTGTCGTACCACGACTGCGTCGCCGAACCCGGCAAGCCCGTGCGCCGCGTCCCGATCGGCCGGCCCGTCGACAACACGCGGCTGTACGTCCTCGACGCGTACGGCGGTCTCCAGCCGGCCGGTGTCCCCGGCGAACTGTGCATCGGCGGCGTCCAGGTGGCCCGCGGCTATCTGGACCGGCCCGAGCTGACCGCCGAGAAGTTCGTGGAGGACCCCTTCACGCCCGGTGGCAGGCTCTACCGCACCGGCGACCTGGCACGCTGGCTGGCCGACGGCACCCTGGAGTACCTCGGCCGGATCGACGGCCAGGTGAAGATCCGCGGCAACCGGGTGGAGCTCGGCGAGGTGCAGAACCGGCTCGCCTCCCTGCCCGGCGTGCGCGACGCCCTGGTCGTCGACCACACCACCCCCGCCCGGGGCACCGTCCTCGCGGCCTACTACGTCGCGGACACCGCTCTCTCCGCAACCGCCCTGCGCACCGAACTCGCCGCGCAACTGCCGGAGTTCATGGTCCCGGCGCACTTCACGCGGATCGAGCGGATCCCGCTCACGCCCAACGGCAAGGCCGACCGCCGCGCCCTGCCCGCCCCCACCGCCGGCGGCGCGTCGGGCCCCGCGGGCGAGCCGCCGCGCCGTCCGGTCGAGGCGGAACTCATACGGATCTGGTCGGAGGTCCTGGAGGTCGAGAACATCGGCGTCCACGACGACTACTACGCCCTCGGCGGCGACTCGATCACCGTCCTGCGCATCCACGCCCTCGCCGAGAAGGCCGGCATACGCTTCTCCGTGACCGACCTGATGCGGCACCCGACCGTCGCCGGGCTCGCCGCGCACGCCACCGCCGACGCCACCACCGGGCCCCACCCGCAGGAGGCGCCGCTGGAGCCGTTCGCGCTCGTGTCCCAGGTGGACCGGGCCCGGCTCGAAGGCCGCGCCGACGCCTACCCGCTCACCCGCCTCCAGCTCGGCCTGCTCTACCACAGCCGGGCCGAGGAGAACTCGGCCGTCTACCACGACGTCTTCCGGTACTCCCTGGTCCTGCCCTGGGACGAGGACCGCTTCCGGGCCGCCTTCGACGCGCTCGTCGCCCGCCACCCCGTCCTGCGGTCCTCCTTCGACCTCGGCACCTTCTCCGAGCCGCTCCAGATCATCGACCGCGAGGCGCCCGACGCCCTGGACGTCGCCGACCTGCGGGGCCGTCCCGAGGACGAGGCCCGCGCCGAGATCCTGGCCCATGTTGAGGAACGCCGGCACCACCGCTACGTGTTCGAGCGGGCGCCGCTCTACTTCCTGCGGGCGCACGTCCTGGACGAGAGCGTGGAACTGGTCCTCAGCTTCCACCACGCCATCCTCGACGGCGGCAGCGTGGCCACCCTGCTCACCGAAGTGCTCCAGGACTATCTGCACGCCCTCGGCCACCCGGTGGACGCGGTCGACGGCGCCGGCCCGCTGCCGTCCGCCGCGCACCACGTGGTGGCGGAGCGCCGAGCCCTGGACTCCGCCGACACCCGCCGCTTCTGGCAGGAGTACCTGGCCGAGGCCCCGCTGGTCTCGCTGGAGGCGTTCCGTCCGCACGAGGCGCCCGGCCACGACGGCCAGATCACCAAGGTCGTCGACCTCGACCGGGAGCTCGGCGAGGCCGCCCGGGCGCTCGCCGCCGAGCGGTCCCTGCCGGTGAAGTCGGTTCTCTTCGCCGCGCACGTCCTGACCCTGCGGCTCTTCTCCGGCACCGAGGACGTCACCACCGGCCTGGTCACCCACGGCCGGCCGGAGCTGGCCGGGGCGGAACGCACCACCGGCCTCTTCCTCAACACCGCGCCGGTCCGCCTCGACACCTCGGCCGCCCGCGACTGGGCGGAGGTGGCCGTCGAGGCCTTCCGCCAGGAGCGGCTCGCCCACCCGCACCGGCGCTACCCGCTCAGCGCGATCCAGGAGGACCGGGGCTCCACCGTCCTGGAGACCGCGTTCAACTACATCCACTTCCGGCAGCTCGCCGAGGTCCTCGCCCTGCCCGGTGTCCGGCTCCAGGAGTTCGTCACCTGGGAGGAGACCAACTTCCAGCTGCTGGTCAACGCCATGACCGACCCGGTGGACCGCTCGGTGCGGCTGCGGATGGACTTCCACGGGCAGACCTTCACCGAGGCCCAGGCCACCCTGTACGCGGAGGCGTTCACCGCGATCCTGGAGCGGATCGTCTCCCACCCGGACGAGGCCCCCGACCTGTCCTTCCTCGCCCCGGCCCCGGCGGTCACGGACACGTCCACGCCCCCGGCGGGCACGGACACGTCCGCGCCCCCTACGGCCACCGCCACGGCGGCCACCCCGCCGGACGTCGTGCGCGCCCTGGCCGAGCAGACCGCCCGCACCCCCGGGGCCGTCGCCCTCGCCTTCGGCGAGCGGGAGTGGACGTACGCCGAACTTGACCGCGTCTCCGCCCGAGTGGCCCGCACCCTGGTCGGCCTCGGTGCCCGGCCCGGCGCCCGCGTCGGCATCGCCATGGACCGCTCTCCGGAGACCGTCGCCGTCATCACCGGCGTCCTGCGGGCCGGCGCCGCGGCCGTGCCGCTCGACGTGAGCTACCCGGCGGAGCGGCTGACCTCGATGGTCGAGCAGGCCGAACCCCTCCGGGTGATCGCCCACCGCCGGCACGCCGCCGTCTTCCAGGGGATCGCCCCCGTCCTGCCGGTCGAGGAGATCCTCGACGCGCCCCGCGCGGGCGCCGCCGAGGACGGACCGGAGCTGCCCGCGATCGACCCGGCCGGCACCGCGTACATCCTCTTCACCTCCGGCTCCACCGGCGCCCCCAAGGGCGTCGCCATGCCGCACCGCTCCCTGGCCCAGCTGGTGGCCTGGCAGAACAGCATCCCGAGCGGGGTCGTGGGCGGCCGGACCGCCCAGTTCGCCCCGCTCAGCTTCGACGTCTCCTTCCAGGAGATCTTCTCCACGCTGTGCGGCGGCGGCACGCTGGTGGTGCTGACCGAGGAGCAGCGCCGTGACATGCCGCAGCTGCTGCGGCTCCTCGACCGTGAGCGGGTCGAGCGGATCTGTCTGCCGTACGTCGCCCTCCAGCAGTTCGCCGAGGCCGCCGACGCGCTGGACCTGGTGCCGCGCGCCCTCAAGGCCCTGCTCTCCTCCGGCGAGCAGCTGCGGGTGACGGACGAGATCCGCCGGCTGTGCGCCGCGCTGCCGGGCGTGGTCCTGGAGAACCAGTACGGCCCCACCGAGTCGCACGTGGTGACGGCGTACGCGATGACGGGCGACCCGGCCGCCTTCCCGGCCCTGCCGCCGATCGGCACCCCGATCATCGGCTCCCGGGTGTACGTGCTCGACTCCGCGCTGCGGCCCGTGGCCCCGGGCACCAAGGGCGAGTTGTACCTGGCCGGAACGTGTCTGGCCGACGGTTACCTCGGCCGGCCGGAGCTGACGGAGGAACGTTTCCTCCCCGACCCGTTCGTCCCCGCCGCTGCCACCGGCTCCCCGGCCGCCCGTATGTACCGCACCGGCGACCTGGGCATCGTGCTCCCCGACGGCGCCATCGTCTGCCTGGGCCGGGCCGACTCGCAGGTCAAGGTGCGCGGCTACCGGGTGGAGCCGGCCGAGGTGGAGCTGGCCATCACCCGCTTCGCCGCCGGGCACCCCGGGCTCGCGGAGGCCGCCGTGGTCGCCCGCCGCCGCGACGGCGGCGACTCCTTCCTCGCCGCGTTCCTGGTGGGCGAGGAGGACCGGGTCGACGAGAACCTGCTGCGCAAGCAGCTGCGCACGGTCCTGCCCGAGTACCTGATGCCCTCCCACTTCGAGTGGATCGACGCCCTGCCCCTGACCCCCAGCGGCAAGCGGGACGACGGCGCGCTGCGCCGCCGGCCGCTGACCACGGCCGGCCCGGCGGAGGGCGGCGGCGCCGAGCCGCGCGACGCGTACGAGCGCACCCTCACCGAGATCCTCGCCGAGCTGCTCCAACTGCCGTCCGTCGGCGTCCACGACAACCTCTTCGCCCTGGGCGGCACCTCGCTCACGGCGATGCGGCTCGTCGTCCTGATCGAGCAGCGCTTCGGCATCAACGTGCCGCTGTCGGAGTTCGTCTCGGCACCGACCGCGGCCGAGCTCGCGGTCCGGCTGCGGGACGGCGGAGCCCGTACCGCCTTCGACCCGCTGGTGCCCATCCGGACCGGCGGCAACCGGCGGCCGGTCTTCTTCGTCCACCCGATGGGCGGCAACGTCCTCTGCTACGTGCGCTTCGCCTCGTACCTCCGCGAGGACCAGCCGTTCTACGCCCTCCAGGCGGCCGGCGCCGATCCGGGCACCGAGCCCCTGCGGAGCGTCGAGGAGATCGCCGCGAGCTACGTCGAGGCGATCCGGCGGGTGCAGCCGTCCGGGCCGTACGTGATCGGCGGCTGGTCGTTCGGCGGCTTCGTGGCCTTCGAGATGGCCCGCCAGCTGCGGGCCGCGGGCGAGGAGATCGCCCGGCTGGTGCTCCTGGACACCACCGCCCTCAACCCGGGCCGCCGGCTCAACACCGGCGACGAGGCCCTGCTCGGCTGGTTCTTCTGGGAGCTGCTGTGGCTGCGGCGCGGCGGCGACTCGCCGCTGGAGCTGATCCCGGCCGAACTGACCACGCTGGACGAGAAGTTCGACTTCATCGCCCAGCTCGCCATCGACGAGGGGGTCCTCCCGGCGGGCAGCACCGGCGCCGTGGTGCGGCGGCTGTTCCACGTGTACGAGGCCAACTGGAAGGCGGCGTTCGCCTACCGGCCGGACCCGGTCGACCAGGACATGGTCCTCATCCACGCCTCGGAGCCGCTGCCCGAGGTCCTGAACTCCATGCACACCGCCATCGAGTCGATGCACCGCGACCCGTCCAACGGCTGGCGCGAGCGCACCACCGGCGACCTGGCCGTCGTGGACGTGCCCGGCGACCACCTGACCCTCATGGAGGAGCCCCACGTGGCCACCACCGTCCGGGTCGTCAGCGATCTCATCGAGCAGTGA
- a CDS encoding alpha/beta fold hydrolase: MNAPLLRGSGPALLLAHGAGSDVQDSYGPLIDDLAEYRTVIGPDYPGSGNTSLPGRPLSLDELSDHIVESAVRHGAETFAISGFSMGCSVAVRTAVRHPERVTALILSAGFAHPNPRLRLAVGTWRALGRHLPESRELAAYLSLMVGGPEWLDERTADEIEEQLTLFAGGLPPGTDAQLALFEHIDVRPDLARIAVPTLVVSPLRDLLITPLHSRELADGIPGARLATLDCGHAIAAEEPAAWAALIQDFLTSVEEPPGRVRG; encoded by the coding sequence ATGAATGCCCCTCTACTGCGGGGATCCGGCCCCGCTCTGCTGCTCGCGCACGGTGCGGGCAGTGATGTGCAGGACAGTTACGGCCCGCTGATCGACGACCTGGCGGAATACCGGACGGTCATCGGCCCGGATTATCCGGGGTCCGGAAACACCTCACTTCCGGGCCGGCCGCTCAGTCTTGACGAGCTGTCCGACCACATTGTGGAAAGCGCCGTGCGGCACGGCGCCGAGACTTTCGCGATTTCCGGGTTCTCGATGGGCTGCTCGGTCGCCGTACGGACCGCGGTCCGCCATCCCGAACGGGTTACCGCGCTCATTCTCTCGGCCGGCTTCGCCCATCCGAATCCGCGTCTCCGGCTCGCCGTGGGCACCTGGCGCGCGCTCGGCAGGCACCTTCCGGAGAGCCGCGAACTGGCCGCCTATCTCTCCCTGATGGTGGGCGGACCGGAGTGGCTCGACGAGCGCACCGCGGACGAGATCGAGGAGCAGCTCACCCTCTTCGCCGGCGGACTGCCGCCCGGCACCGACGCCCAACTCGCGCTGTTCGAGCACATCGACGTACGGCCGGACCTGGCCCGGATCGCGGTGCCGACCCTGGTGGTCTCCCCGCTGCGGGACCTGCTCATCACTCCCCTTCACTCCCGGGAACTCGCGGACGGCATCCCCGGCGCCCGGCTGGCGACCCTGGACTGCGGTCACGCCATCGCGGCCGAGGAGCCGGCCGCCTGGGCGGCGTTGATCCAGGACTTCCTGACGTCGGTGGAGGAGCCCCCGGGACGCGTACGGGGGTGA